In one window of Mercurialis annua linkage group LG4, ddMerAnnu1.2, whole genome shotgun sequence DNA:
- the LOC126677688 gene encoding T-complex protein 1 subunit gamma, whose translation MQSPVLVLKDSLKRESGAKVHHANIQASKAVADIIRTTLGPRSMLKMLLDASGGIVVTNDGNAILRELDIAHPAAKSMIELSRTQDEEVGDGTTSVIVLAGEMLHVAEAFIDKSYHPTVICRAYVKALEDAIAVLDKIAMSIDVNDRATLLGLVKSCIGTKFTSQFGDLIADLAIDATSTVGVDLGQGFREVDIKKYIKVEKIPGGQLEDSKVLKGVMFNKDVVAPGKMRRKIVNPRIILLDCPLEYKKGENQTNAELVKEEDWGVLLKMEEEYIQNMCMEILKFKPDLVITEKGLSDLACHYLSKAGVSAIRRLRKTDNNRIAKACGAVIVNRPEELQESDVGTGAGLFEVKKIGDEFFAFIVDCKDPKACTVLLRGASKDLLNEVERNLQDAMSVARNILKNPKLLPGGGATELTVSATLKQKSSSIEGIEKWPYEAAAIAFEAIPRTLAQNCGVNVIRTMTALQGKHANGDNAWVGIDGNTGEITDMKERKIWDSYNVKAQTFKTAIEAACMLLRIDDIVSGIKKKQAPGAGPSKPTIETEADADGEQILPD comes from the exons atgcAGTCTCCGGTTCTTGTCCTCA AGGACTCGTTGAAACGCGAGTCTGGAGCTAAAGTACACCATGCCAATATTCAAGCTTCCAAG GCAGTTGCTGATATTATTCGCACAACTTTGGGTCCGCGATCCATGCTTAAAATGTTACTCGATGCTTCGGGAG GAATTGTTGTGACTAATGACGGGAATGCTATCCTTCGTGAACTAGATATTGCTCACCCTGCAGCTAAG TCAATGATTGAATTGAGCCGCACACAAGATGAAGAAGTGGGAGACGGGACAACATCTGTGATTGTTCTTG CTGGAGAGATGCTCCATGTTGCTGAAGCCTTTATTGACAAAAGTTATCATCCTACGGTCATTTGCAGAG CTTACGTTAAAGCTCTTGAGGATGCCATTGCTGTGCTTGACAAAATTGCCATGTCCATTGATGTCAATGACC GTGCGACATTGTTGGGTTTGGTCAAGAGCTGTATAGGGACAAAGTTCACTAGTCAATTTGGGGACCTAATTGCT GATCTAGCAATTGATGCCACCTCCACAGTCGGCGTTGATCTTGGCCAAGGGTTCCGAGAAGTGGATATCAAGAAGTACATCAAGGTTGAGAAGATACCTGGCGGCCAGTTAGAAGATTCTAAAGTTCTTAAAGGTGTTATGTTCAACAAAGATGTTGTTGCCCCTGGAAAAATGAGGAGAAAGATTGTTAATCCGCGAATAATTCTTCTTGATTGTCCACTTGAATACAAAAAAGGTGAGAACCAAACAAATGCTGAGTTAGTAAAAGAAGAAGACTGGGGAGTCCTACTGAAAATGGAGGAGGAATATATTCAGAACATGTGCATGgagatattgaaatttaaaccgGATCTGGTTATTACTGAGAAAGGACTCAGTGATTTAGCATGCCATTATCTGAGCAAGGCTGGTGTCAGTGCAATCAGGAGGCTGAGGAAGACGGACAATAATAGAATTGCCAAGGCATGTGGGGCTGTTATTGTGAACAGACCAGAGGAGTTACAAGAGTCTGATGTTGGTACTGGAGCTGGGCTATTTGAAGTTAAGAAAATTGGGGATGAGTTCTTTGCTTTCATTGTTGATTGTAAAGATCCAAAAGCATGCACAGTTCTCTTGAGAGGTGCCAGTAAGGATCTCCTGAATGAAGTGGAGAGAAATTTGCAG GATGCCATGTCGGTGGCTAGAAATATACTAAAGAATCCCAAACTTCTTCCTGGCGGTGGTGCTACAGAGCTGACCGTCTCTGCTACTCTGAAGCAAAAGAGTTCATCTATTGAAGGCATAGAAAAG TGGCCTTATGAAGCTGCTGCTATAGCTTTTGAGGCTATACCACGTACTTTGGCTCAGAACTGTGGTGTTAATGTGATTCGAACAATGACTGCCCTGCAAGGAAAA CATGCTAATGGTGACAATGCATGGGTTGGCATAGATGGCAACACTGGTGAAATTACTGATATGAAAGAGAGGAAG ATATGGGATTCGTATAATGTGAAAGCACAAACGTTCAAGACTGCAATAGAAGCAGCTTGTATGCTTCTAAGGATTGATGACATTGTAAGCGGGATCAAGAAGAAGCAGGCTCCAGGAGCAGGTCC